A single region of the Bacillus cereus genome encodes:
- a CDS encoding fatty acid--CoA ligase, giving the protein MYMTIGRIFDLAVGKYPNKEALVEPEKNIRWTYKQWDEQINKTAQALLKEGVRKGDSVSVYLYNCREFVNVYLACAKIGAIFNPINFRLKAKELSYILQDAASKLVVFEKAVESTVAMIERDFPNTSFWYVEDDTPSYASSYHEKVNEASAEKVDIVVDEMDYCSMLYTSGTTGHPKGVLHRHRDMAEHSMICTYFIKYNRDSAGLVVAPLYHCGELNAGIIPRIQVGGKNVILHHFDTDRVLHTIQEEKITTFFAAPTMWNMLLQKDLSEYDLTSMKIGVYGGAAMAPALVKECKERLYIDLVQIYGMTEMGPVVAFLVEEDQITKAGSAGTPCFSHEIRIVKPNEDAPAEPDDVLPPYEVGEIILRGPTMMAGYHNREEANAKSMYKGWYHSGDLGYFDKDGYLFVADRVDDMVISGGVNIYPREIEDFLHSHPGVLDVAVLGEPDELWGERVVAVVVKKDENISEADLETYCKESDELADYKRPRHYLFVDELPRNASGKLQKFVLRESLKSAKK; this is encoded by the coding sequence ATGTACATGACGATAGGGAGAATTTTTGATTTAGCAGTTGGCAAGTATCCGAATAAAGAGGCGTTAGTAGAACCAGAAAAAAATATTCGCTGGACATATAAACAGTGGGATGAGCAAATAAATAAAACAGCGCAAGCTCTATTGAAAGAAGGAGTACGAAAAGGAGACTCTGTATCTGTTTACTTATATAACTGTCGTGAATTTGTAAACGTTTACTTAGCCTGTGCCAAAATTGGGGCGATCTTTAACCCGATCAATTTCCGCTTAAAAGCAAAAGAATTATCGTATATCCTCCAAGATGCAGCCTCGAAATTAGTTGTCTTTGAAAAAGCAGTCGAATCAACTGTTGCTATGATTGAACGAGATTTTCCAAATACGTCTTTTTGGTATGTAGAAGACGATACACCTTCCTATGCGAGTTCTTACCATGAAAAAGTAAATGAAGCATCAGCTGAAAAAGTAGATATTGTAGTAGATGAGATGGATTATTGTTCTATGCTTTATACGAGTGGTACGACTGGTCATCCGAAAGGTGTACTACATCGCCATCGTGATATGGCTGAGCATAGTATGATTTGTACGTACTTCATAAAATATAACAGGGATAGCGCCGGACTTGTGGTAGCGCCTTTATATCATTGCGGCGAGTTAAATGCTGGGATCATACCGCGCATTCAAGTTGGCGGAAAAAATGTTATTTTACATCATTTTGATACGGATCGAGTGCTACATACAATTCAAGAAGAGAAGATTACGACGTTTTTTGCAGCACCAACGATGTGGAATATGTTACTGCAAAAAGATCTATCCGAGTATGATTTAACTTCGATGAAAATCGGTGTATATGGCGGGGCCGCGATGGCTCCAGCACTAGTGAAGGAATGTAAAGAGCGTCTTTATATTGATCTTGTCCAAATTTACGGAATGACAGAAATGGGACCGGTTGTTGCGTTTCTCGTAGAGGAGGATCAAATTACGAAAGCTGGTTCAGCAGGAACACCGTGCTTTAGCCATGAAATTAGAATTGTTAAACCGAACGAAGATGCACCAGCAGAGCCAGACGATGTATTGCCTCCTTATGAAGTAGGGGAAATTATTTTGCGCGGCCCGACTATGATGGCTGGATATCATAATCGAGAAGAAGCAAATGCAAAATCGATGTATAAAGGGTGGTATCATTCTGGTGATTTAGGCTACTTCGATAAAGACGGCTATTTATTCGTCGCAGACCGCGTTGATGATATGGTAATTAGCGGTGGTGTAAATATTTATCCTCGTGAAATTGAAGATTTCCTTCATAGTCACCCTGGTGTATTAGATGTTGCAGTACTTGGTGAGCCAGATGAATTATGGGGAGAGCGTGTCGTTGCGGTCGTTGTAAAGAAAGATGAAAATATTTCAGAAGCTGATTTAGAAACGTATTGTAAAGAAAGTGATGAATTAGCAGATTATAAACGTCCGCGTCATTACTTATTTGTAGATGAACTTCCTCGTAATGCGAGCGGAAAATTACAAAAATTTGTGCTAAGAGAGTCGTTAAAAAGCGCGAAGAAATAA
- a CDS encoding Cna B-type domain-containing protein: protein MSTYLKRISVICFIVTVIIGQVFTPIIGHAQELNTAGFVDSFAIEKTTLNYGEQTSIRVNFSEKPGKKMKSGDTLTLALPPELKGFSGTIALKDDSGRVFGACQINGNNVVCTFNDTVDKLENIRGNFNFTVQATNVEAGKTKDVQTNLGTNLEKQTVSITHSKGGGTEPGIFFYKSGDIQPDKSNEVRWFLNINLKKQYLHDNIVLKDTLQEGQILNKGSFNIAINNREYLSLEQFQQRGYGYIKFTSDNSFEVVVYRHMGNATSFTVAYTSTITESGKKLEFLQNDYKLDYQILYEKPTSESNSVKVKNISFGGEAEGDLPAKGTLQIVKHIEGNEGKIIPGVSFKVYTESGQQIGDSYTTNQDGIVEAPNLAPGNYYVQEISAPNYVEFNPQTKIPFTIKKDDVNGIKLMVPNKLKTTSVTGTKTWKGDKVKDRPETIKVDLLQNGKVITTKEVTAANDWKYEFEKLPAVDNEGKAHKYEVKEQPVSGYQSKVNGYDITNIKIQEATEVEEQGKEETIEELEDPTKPEMPKVTEEPNKQEKPEVTDKPEIWVKPEEEKIEEETTEEMEEPVKPETPKVTEEPNVLEKPEVTDKPEIWVKPEEEQVEEETTEEMEEPVKPETPKVTEEPNVLEKPEVTEKPEILVTPIEEENKEETTEEMEEPVKPETPKVTEEPNVLEKPEVTEKPEILVTPIEEENKEETTEEMEEPVKPETPKVTEEPNVLEKPEVTDKPEILVTPIEEENKEETTEEMEEPVKPETPKVTEEPNVLEKPEVTDKPEILVTPIEEENKEETTEEMEEPVKPETPKVTEEPNVLEKPEVTDKPEILVTPIEEETTEETTEEMEEPVKPEGPKVTEEPNVLEKPEVTEKPQVEVTPIEEETTEETTEETTEETTEETTEEMEEPVKPETPKVTEEPNVLEKPEVTDKPEILVTPIEEENKEETTEEMEEPVKPETPKVTEEPNVLEKPEVTEKPEILVTPIEEENKEETTEEMEEPSKPETPKVTEEPNVLEKPEVTEKPQVEVTPIEEETTEETTEEMEEPSKPEEPKVTEEPNVLEKPEVTEKPQVEVTPIEEETTEEMEEPVKPETPKVTEEPNVLEKPEVTEKPEVLVTPIEEENKEETTEEMEEPSKPETPKVTEEPNVLEKPEVTEKPQVEVTPIEEENKEETTEEMEEPSKPETPKVTEEPNVLEKPEVTEKPQVEVTPIEEENKEETTEEMEEPSKPETPKVTEEPNVLEKPEVTEKPQVEVTPIEEENKEETTEEMEEPSKPETPKVTEEPNVLEKPEVTEKPQVEVTPIEEETTEETTEEMEEPSKPEEPKVTEEPNVLEKPEVTEKPQVEVTPIEEETTEETTEEMEEPSKPEEPKVTEEPNVLEKPEVTEKPEILVTPEKEHSEVPNKPEVPNKPEVEEKPEVPNKPEVEEKPEVPSKPEVKEKPEVQNKQNVQNKSEVPSSKENNKQSKLLPQTGGASTESTSIIAGMFALILGSRLFRRKKN, encoded by the coding sequence ATGAGTACATATTTAAAAAGAATATCTGTAATTTGTTTTATTGTTACCGTTATTATTGGACAAGTTTTTACACCTATCATCGGACATGCTCAAGAATTAAACACAGCAGGATTTGTTGATAGTTTTGCAATCGAAAAAACAACATTAAATTATGGGGAACAGACTAGCATACGTGTAAACTTTAGTGAAAAACCTGGAAAAAAGATGAAGTCCGGGGATACATTAACGTTAGCACTTCCTCCAGAATTAAAGGGTTTTAGTGGCACAATTGCATTAAAGGATGATTCAGGACGTGTTTTTGGTGCGTGTCAGATTAATGGAAATAATGTGGTTTGTACATTTAATGATACAGTAGATAAGCTTGAAAATATTAGAGGGAACTTTAATTTCACTGTTCAAGCTACGAATGTAGAAGCAGGAAAAACGAAAGATGTCCAAACGAATTTAGGAACAAATTTAGAAAAACAAACGGTTAGCATTACCCACTCGAAAGGAGGAGGTACAGAACCGGGGATCTTTTTCTATAAATCTGGTGATATTCAGCCAGACAAAAGTAATGAAGTACGTTGGTTTTTAAATATAAATTTAAAGAAACAATATTTACATGACAATATCGTTTTGAAAGATACTTTACAAGAAGGACAAATTCTTAATAAAGGTAGTTTTAATATAGCTATTAATAATAGAGAATATTTGTCTCTTGAGCAATTTCAACAGCGAGGCTATGGATATATTAAGTTTACTAGTGATAACTCATTTGAAGTTGTAGTTTATAGACATATGGGGAATGCCACTTCATTTACTGTTGCCTATACATCAACTATAACTGAGAGTGGGAAAAAGTTAGAATTTTTACAAAATGACTATAAACTTGATTATCAAATTTTATATGAGAAGCCTACTTCTGAATCTAATAGTGTAAAGGTTAAAAATATATCATTTGGTGGCGAAGCTGAAGGGGATTTACCTGCGAAGGGAACATTGCAAATTGTTAAGCATATTGAAGGAAACGAAGGGAAAATTATCCCAGGTGTTTCTTTTAAAGTGTACACAGAATCAGGTCAGCAAATCGGTGATTCCTATACAACAAATCAAGACGGAATAGTTGAAGCGCCAAACCTTGCTCCAGGTAATTACTATGTACAAGAAATTTCAGCACCGAACTATGTAGAGTTCAATCCACAAACGAAAATTCCTTTTACAATTAAGAAGGATGATGTAAATGGAATAAAACTTATGGTTCCAAATAAGTTGAAAACTACATCAGTTACAGGAACAAAAACGTGGAAAGGCGACAAAGTAAAGGATCGCCCAGAAACAATTAAAGTAGATTTACTGCAAAATGGTAAAGTTATTACAACGAAAGAAGTTACCGCAGCAAATGATTGGAAATATGAGTTTGAAAAATTACCAGCAGTTGATAATGAAGGAAAAGCTCATAAGTATGAAGTGAAAGAACAACCAGTATCAGGATATCAATCGAAAGTTAATGGATATGATATTACAAATATAAAGATACAGGAAGCAACGGAAGTAGAAGAGCAAGGTAAAGAAGAAACAATAGAAGAACTGGAAGATCCAACTAAACCGGAAATGCCAAAGGTGACAGAAGAGCCGAATAAGCAAGAAAAACCAGAGGTAACAGACAAACCGGAAATTTGGGTGAAACCAGAAGAAGAAAAGATTGAAGAAGAAACAACAGAAGAAATGGAAGAGCCAGTAAAACCGGAAACGCCAAAGGTGACAGAAGAACCGAATGTTCTTGAGAAACCAGAGGTAACAGACAAACCGGAAATCTGGGTAAAACCAGAAGAAGAACAAGTGGAAGAAGAAACAACAGAAGAGATGGAAGAGCCAGTAAAACCGGAAACGCCAAAGGTGACAGAAGAACCAAATGTGTTAGAGAAACCAGAGGTAACAGAGAAACCGGAAATCTTGGTAACACCGATCGAAGAAGAAAATAAAGAAGAAACAACAGAAGAGATGGAAGAGCCAGTAAAACCGGAAACGCCAAAGGTGACAGAAGAACCAAATGTGTTAGAGAAACCAGAGGTAACAGAGAAACCGGAAATCTTGGTAACACCGATCGAAGAAGAAAATAAAGAAGAAACAACAGAAGAGATGGAAGAGCCAGTAAAACCGGAAACGCCAAAGGTGACAGAAGAGCCGAATGTGCTAGAGAAACCAGAGGTAACGGACAAACCGGAAATCTTGGTAACACCGATCGAAGAAGAAAATAAAGAAGAAACAACAGAAGAAATGGAAGAGCCAGTAAAACCGGAAACGCCAAAGGTGACAGAAGAGCCGAATGTTCTAGAGAAACCAGAGGTAACGGACAAACCGGAAATCTTGGTAACACCGATCGAAGAAGAAAATAAAGAAGAAACAACAGAAGAAATGGAAGAGCCAGTAAAACCGGAAACGCCAAAGGTGACAGAAGAACCGAATGTTCTAGAGAAACCAGAGGTAACGGACAAACCGGAAATCTTGGTAACACCGATTGAAGAAGAAACAACAGAAGAAACAACAGAAGAAATGGAAGAGCCAGTAAAACCGGAAGGACCAAAGGTGACAGAAGAACCAAATGTTCTAGAGAAACCAGAGGTAACAGAAAAACCGCAAGTAGAGGTAACACCGATTGAAGAAGAAACAACAGAAGAAACAACAGAAGAAACAACAGAAGAAACAACAGAAGAAACAACAGAAGAGATGGAAGAGCCAGTAAAACCGGAAACGCCAAAGGTGACAGAAGAGCCGAATGTGCTAGAGAAACCAGAGGTAACGGACAAACCGGAAATCTTGGTAACACCGATTGAAGAAGAAAATAAAGAAGAAACAACAGAAGAAATGGAAGAACCAGTAAAACCGGAAACGCCAAAGGTGACAGAAGAACCGAATGTGTTAGAGAAACCAGAGGTAACAGAGAAACCGGAAATCTTGGTAACACCGATCGAAGAAGAAAATAAAGAAGAAACAACTGAAGAAATGGAAGAGCCATCGAAACCGGAAACGCCAAAGGTGACAGAAGAGCCGAATGTTCTAGAGAAGCCAGAGGTAACGGAAAAGCCGCAAGTAGAGGTAACACCGATTGAAGAAGAAACAACAGAAGAAACAACAGAAGAAATGGAAGAGCCATCGAAACCGGAAGAACCAAAGGTGACAGAAGAACCAAATGTGTTAGAGAAACCAGAGGTAACAGAAAAACCGCAAGTAGAGGTAACACCGATTGAAGAAGAAACAACAGAAGAGATGGAAGAGCCAGTAAAACCGGAAACGCCAAAGGTGACAGAAGAACCGAATGTTCTAGAGAAACCAGAGGTAACAGAAAAACCGGAGGTCTTGGTAACACCGATCGAAGAAGAAAATAAAGAAGAAACAACAGAAGAAATGGAAGAGCCATCGAAACCGGAAACGCCAAAGGTGACAGAAGAACCAAATGTGTTAGAGAAACCAGAGGTAACGGAAAAGCCGCAAGTAGAGGTAACACCGATCGAAGAAGAAAATAAAGAAGAAACAACAGAAGAAATGGAAGAGCCATCGAAACCGGAAACGCCAAAGGTGACAGAAGAGCCGAATGTTCTAGAGAAGCCAGAGGTAACGGAAAAGCCGCAAGTAGAGGTAACACCGATTGAAGAAGAAAATAAAGAAGAAACAACAGAAGAAATGGAAGAGCCATCGAAACCGGAAACGCCAAAGGTGACAGAAGAGCCGAATGTTCTAGAGAAGCCAGAGGTAACGGAAAAGCCGCAAGTAGAGGTAACACCGATTGAAGAAGAAAATAAAGAAGAAACAACAGAAGAAATGGAAGAGCCATCGAAACCGGAAACGCCAAAGGTGACAGAAGAGCCGAATGTTCTAGAGAAGCCAGAGGTAACGGAAAAGCCGCAAGTAGAGGTAACGCCGATTGAAGAAGAAACAACAGAAGAAACAACAGAAGAAATGGAAGAGCCATCGAAACCGGAAGAACCAAAGGTGACAGAAGAACCGAATGTTCTAGAGAAACCAGAGGTAACGGAAAAACCGCAAGTAGAGGTAACACCGATCGAAGAAGAAACAACAGAAGAAACAACAGAAGAAATGGAAGAGCCATCGAAACCGGAAGAACCAAAGGTGACAGAAGAACCGAATGTTCTAGAGAAACCAGAGGTAACAGAAAAACCGGAGATCTTGGTAACACCAGAGAAAGAGCATTCAGAAGTACCGAACAAACCAGAAGTACCAAACAAGCCAGAGGTAGAAGAGAAACCGGAAGTACCAAACAAGCCAGAGGTAGAAGAGAAACCGGAAGTACCAAGCAAACCAGAAGTAAAAGAGAAACCGGAAGTACAAAACAAACAAAATGTACAAAATAAATCTGAAGTACCATCTAGTAAAGAAAATAATAAGCAATCCAAATTACTTCCTCAAACAGGGGGAGCATCAACTGAATCTACTTCTATTATTGCAGGTATGTTTGCATTAATTTTGGGATCGAGATTGTTTAGACGCAAAAAAAATTAA
- a CDS encoding DedA family protein — translation MEWIHELFQQYGYYVVLVGLLLEYIALPFPGEPTLAYAGFLSHQGDLSLPILIVLSFIGTSAGMTFQYFLGNKLGMPFIQKYGKYVFLTERKINLTKMWFDKYGYFLIFIAFFIPGVRHFTGYFAGIINLPFRRFAMTIYAGALFWVSFFLISGYWLGENLDNIFLVLEQHIWKILFGIIIITLITRFRKKIKHAFVKNMN, via the coding sequence ATGGAATGGATTCACGAATTATTTCAGCAATATGGGTATTATGTGGTACTTGTCGGATTACTATTAGAATATATTGCTCTTCCGTTTCCAGGAGAGCCAACATTAGCCTATGCAGGATTTTTATCACATCAAGGTGATTTAAGTTTACCAATTTTAATTGTTTTATCCTTTATTGGGACAAGTGCAGGTATGACATTCCAATACTTTTTAGGGAATAAACTTGGTATGCCTTTCATTCAGAAATACGGGAAATATGTATTTTTAACAGAACGAAAAATTAATTTAACGAAAATGTGGTTTGATAAATACGGATATTTTCTAATCTTTATCGCTTTTTTCATTCCAGGCGTTCGCCACTTCACAGGCTACTTTGCAGGAATTATCAACTTACCGTTTCGCCGCTTTGCGATGACAATTTATGCAGGCGCCCTATTTTGGGTATCATTCTTCTTAATCAGTGGTTACTGGTTAGGGGAAAACTTAGACAATATTTTCCTAGTACTTGAACAACACATTTGGAAAATTCTCTTCGGTATTATTATCATTACGCTAATCACCCGATTTCGCAAAAAAATAAAGCATGCGTTTGTAAAAAATATGAATTAA
- a CDS encoding GNAT family N-acetyltransferase, which translates to MNTVKYRSLVKEDYEPIKHLIGEAFGFNEFITDKKFLNSILNFYLHSCILGSSFSKVAEKDNKVIGVILGDSEKDKNRLKKFHNTISFTFNTLKLFITNKENREFLKAFIKVQKTYKELIQGKEDHFQGCIQLFIVSEESRGLGVGKSLLNHLFQYMTKEDVISLYLYTDNECNYKFYDKQNFQRIQEKAVDFGPKKEDFNVFLYRYDFN; encoded by the coding sequence ATGAACACAGTAAAATATAGAAGTCTTGTTAAGGAAGACTATGAGCCTATAAAACATTTAATTGGTGAAGCATTTGGATTTAATGAATTCATTACAGATAAAAAGTTTTTAAACTCAATATTAAACTTCTATCTACACAGTTGCATTTTAGGAAGTTCTTTTAGTAAGGTAGCTGAAAAAGATAATAAAGTTATCGGTGTTATTTTAGGCGATTCCGAAAAAGATAAAAACCGTTTAAAGAAATTCCATAATACTATTAGCTTTACCTTTAACACGCTGAAACTATTCATAACAAATAAAGAGAATAGAGAATTTTTAAAAGCATTTATAAAAGTTCAAAAAACATATAAAGAACTCATTCAAGGAAAAGAAGATCATTTTCAAGGCTGTATACAATTATTCATCGTATCCGAAGAATCGAGAGGTCTTGGAGTTGGAAAATCTTTATTAAATCATTTATTCCAATACATGACAAAAGAAGATGTAATATCTTTATATTTATATACGGATAATGAATGTAACTATAAATTTTATGACAAACAAAACTTCCAACGTATACAAGAAAAAGCAGTTGATTTTGGGCCAAAAAAAGAAGATTTCAACGTATTTTTATACCGCTATGACTTTAACTAA
- a CDS encoding MerR family transcriptional regulator produces MRKNMREEIQMKKIFSIGEVAKIKDITIKALRYYHKMGILIPKHVDESTGYRYYSIDQFIHIDIIKSCRELNTSIVELQEIFKECNTDKLLQFLQLKRAEAEEHIKKMKEVIETIDGLNEKVGSSQDILKNDEISIQFFEQRYVIVAPCKEVGSLQELLYYSDLEKLIQDNEEKMSMEMGILYNVNEKWDVEPKYVFNKVQDYVHMEEMPNIKVLPGGKYVTLAYSKENEEERRNIIIEYTRENNIEVESFIEVELVNDFFNTESYSCQIQIFIGDSENKKF; encoded by the coding sequence GTGAGAAAAAATATGAGGGAAGAGATTCAAATGAAAAAAATATTTTCTATTGGAGAAGTTGCAAAAATAAAGGATATTACGATAAAAGCACTAAGGTACTATCATAAGATGGGGATTCTTATTCCAAAACATGTTGATGAATCAACAGGATATAGATATTATTCTATAGATCAATTCATTCATATTGATATTATAAAAAGCTGTAGAGAGTTGAACACTAGTATAGTAGAACTTCAAGAGATTTTTAAGGAATGTAATACGGATAAGTTGCTACAATTTTTACAATTAAAGAGAGCGGAAGCGGAAGAACATATAAAGAAAATGAAAGAGGTAATTGAAACGATTGATGGGTTAAATGAGAAAGTAGGGAGTTCACAGGACATATTAAAGAATGATGAAATATCTATTCAGTTCTTTGAACAGCGTTATGTAATTGTAGCGCCTTGTAAAGAAGTGGGGAGTTTACAGGAGTTACTTTATTATTCGGATTTAGAGAAACTTATTCAAGATAATGAAGAGAAAATGTCAATGGAAATGGGGATTCTATACAATGTCAATGAAAAGTGGGATGTAGAACCAAAGTATGTTTTTAATAAGGTACAAGATTATGTACATATGGAAGAGATGCCAAATATAAAAGTATTACCAGGCGGGAAATATGTAACATTAGCGTATAGTAAAGAAAATGAAGAAGAACGTCGAAATATTATAATCGAATATACAAGAGAAAATAATATAGAAGTAGAGAGTTTTATTGAAGTAGAGTTAGTTAATGATTTTTTTAATACGGAGTCTTATAGTTGTCAAATTCAAATTTTTATAGGGGATAGTGAGAATAAGAAGTTTTGA
- a CDS encoding SulP family inorganic anion transporter, whose protein sequence is MFQKIAKECLAGFTVAIVALPLAIAFGIAATGTSEGALVGLYGAIFAGLFAALFGGTPGQVTGPTGPITVIATGVIATHGLEASFIAFMMAGLFQILFGVCKLGSYVRYIPYPVVSGFMNGIALIIILGEMKHVQNSFLLVLLTIIVMIVSGKWIKAIPSSLVALVGVTVTLPLFSSMLQGLTVNLPVVGTLSLNKMIEKIGAIPEAMPSLHVPTLDANGMLALVLPALSIALLGSIDSLLTSVVMDNVTGTRHKSNKELIGQGIGNVASGLFGGLAGAGATVRSIVNIRSGGKTALSACMHSVILFIFIMGLGSVVQYIPLAVLSGILILTGIGMFDWESMKKMHVAPRGDVVVMLVTMFVTVKFDLMVAVAFGIILSFIIYMVKCKERKASIIKEKEATYTIQGPLSFLTVDRIFASLQDVKSPVILRMKDVRYMDVSGAMALLNFVEQSDKAGASVTLEHIHPHVEKTIVMMANNEQKEKLQFLGTKSM, encoded by the coding sequence ATGTTTCAAAAAATAGCAAAGGAATGTTTAGCAGGGTTTACTGTTGCGATTGTTGCTTTGCCGCTAGCAATTGCATTTGGTATTGCCGCAACGGGAACGTCTGAGGGAGCGCTAGTCGGGTTGTATGGTGCGATTTTTGCAGGTTTGTTTGCGGCGTTATTTGGTGGTACACCGGGGCAAGTAACGGGTCCTACTGGGCCGATTACAGTTATTGCAACAGGTGTTATTGCAACTCACGGATTAGAAGCAAGTTTTATTGCATTTATGATGGCGGGGTTATTTCAAATCTTATTTGGTGTATGTAAGCTAGGCTCTTACGTTCGTTATATTCCGTATCCTGTTGTTTCAGGGTTTATGAATGGGATTGCACTCATTATTATTTTAGGTGAAATGAAGCACGTACAAAATAGCTTTCTGCTTGTGTTATTAACGATCATTGTAATGATTGTTTCTGGAAAATGGATTAAGGCCATTCCATCAAGTTTAGTAGCATTAGTAGGTGTTACAGTAACGTTGCCGTTGTTTTCTTCTATGCTACAAGGACTTACGGTAAACTTACCAGTTGTAGGAACTCTTTCTTTAAATAAGATGATTGAAAAGATAGGTGCAATTCCAGAGGCGATGCCATCTCTTCACGTACCGACTTTAGACGCAAATGGCATGTTAGCACTTGTATTACCGGCACTTAGTATTGCTTTACTGGGATCAATTGACTCATTATTAACATCTGTCGTAATGGATAATGTGACGGGGACACGTCATAAAAGTAATAAAGAGTTAATCGGACAAGGTATTGGCAATGTTGCAAGTGGTTTGTTCGGTGGATTAGCAGGAGCAGGTGCAACTGTTAGGTCTATCGTTAATATAAGAAGCGGGGGGAAGACGGCACTTTCAGCTTGTATGCATAGCGTCATCTTATTCATTTTCATTATGGGACTGGGTTCAGTGGTACAATATATTCCGCTCGCTGTATTATCAGGTATTTTAATTTTAACCGGTATTGGAATGTTTGATTGGGAAAGTATGAAGAAGATGCATGTAGCACCAAGAGGTGATGTAGTTGTAATGCTCGTAACGATGTTTGTGACAGTGAAATTTGATTTAATGGTTGCTGTTGCGTTTGGCATTATTCTTTCTTTCATTATATACATGGTGAAGTGTAAAGAACGTAAAGCTTCTATTATAAAAGAAAAAGAAGCGACGTATACAATTCAGGGACCACTTTCATTTCTAACAGTAGATCGTATTTTTGCTTCTTTACAAGATGTGAAGTCACCAGTTATTTTACGGATGAAAGATGTACGCTATATGGATGTATCAGGGGCTATGGCATTATTAAACTTTGTTGAGCAATCGGATAAAGCAGGAGCGAGTGTAACACTTGAACATATACATCCGCATGTTGAAAAGACGATTGTGATGATGGCGAATAATGAACAAAAAGAGAAATTACAATTTTTAGGAACTAAATCTATGTAA